In the genome of Quercus robur chromosome 3, dhQueRobu3.1, whole genome shotgun sequence, one region contains:
- the LOC126717556 gene encoding protein SIEVE ELEMENT OCCLUSION B-like isoform X1, protein MASDNTGDLILPADLNLQDEILTKIKYSTNADEKLDVESLFSAVENILDRTTKTVDGLFLKGTDSQETKMKLLEEESPQESFIPPLSAFKIISYEMQCKAAGEQIAPETTVLSIIEKLSSYSRDAKAVLTLATFALEYGEYFLLACIQSSNQVAKSMGTLKGVPVLLGKLEKHSQAVVDLNKLIKATLAVFQCIFGLKKLSNYDKKDKLITVAVYWAIVSVVVSTNQICYFITDDQKKKQELETYADKLNRILSELKKERANQEKEDYREVKNVVETSVSIVAVINILLTDPTNKLTPQLTDGSTDKMVEITSLERKSVFLFFSSLHISGEDISNLENCLNKMRKDQYETVWIPFVKQWTKDLEKKFEFLRSKMLYVAANYSLPIASHKYIIKKWNFKVNEPLIVVLNPQGKVVCMNAIPMMRVCGVEAFPFTSVEEETLLNQKGLIGLTATDISSDIKHWIEERKYILLYGGQLVTDSAMALDRGPMILEKGISIELVSIENDNLLKRFWTKIKNLFTSRSQRETEIDSMKLDIEKLISYKKKKRGWAVFSKGSSVILIGGTTILQVLKEFDKWKENLNEKDFELAFKDYHNMISNHDDDAICRHIKIPYKALKIPETECSHCQRIMVTYITFKCCHKDDNTWALPRP, encoded by the exons ATGGCCAGCGACAATACTGGTGACCTGATCTTGCCGGCCGACCTGAACTTGCAGGACGAaatcttaaccaaaattaaatattCAACCAATGCTGATGAAAAGTTGGATGTTGAATCTCTTTTCTCTGCCGTCGAGAACATCCTTGACCGTACCACCAAGACTGTTGATGGTCTTTTCCTG AAGGGTACTGATagccaagaaacaaaaatgaaactCTTGGAGGAGGAGAGCCCACAAGAAAGCTTTATTCCACCCCTGTCTGCCTTCAAGATAATTTCCTATGAG ATGCAATGCAAGGCTGCAGGTGAGCAAATTGCACCTGAAACAACAGTACTGTCAATAATTGAGAAGTTATCAAGCTATTCCAGGGATGCAAAGGCTGTGCTAACTCTAGCGACTTTTGCTTTGGAATATGGGGAATACTTCCTACTTGCCTGTATTCAGTCATCGAACCAAGTCGCCAAATCAATGGGAACCCTTAAGGGGGTACCTGTCCTCTTAGGAAAACTGGAGAAACACAGCCAAGCTGTTGTTGATCTTAACAAATTGATCAAAGCCACACTGGCAGTATTTCAATGCATCTTTGGGTTGAAGAAGCTTTCGAATTATGACAAGAAGGATAAACTGATCACAGTTGCTGTCTATTGGGCTATTGTAAGTGTTGTGGTCAGCACGAATCAGATTTGCTACTTCATTACCGATGATCA GAAGAAGAAACAGGAACTGGAAACCTATGCTGATAAACTCAATCGCATCCTCAGCGAACTtaagaaagaaagagcaaaCCAAG AGAAAGAGGATTACAGGGAGGTCAAGAATGTTGTTGAAACTTCAGTGAGCATCGTGGCTGTAATTAATATACTATTGACGGATCCCACAAACAAGCTAACGCCGCAACTAACTGATGGTTCCACCGATAAAATG GTAGAAATCACTTCCCTGGAACGGAAGAGTGTCTTCTTGTTCTTTTCGAGCCTACACATCTCTGGTGAAGACATTTCAAATCTTGAAAATTGtcttaataaaatgaggaaggACCAATATGAGACCGTATGGATCCCATTTGTGAAGCAATGGACCAAAGACctggaaaagaaatttgagtTCTTGCGGTCTAAGATGCTATACGTAGCAGCGAATTACTCTTTGCCGATAGCAAGCCATAAATACATCATAAAGAAGTGGAACTTCAAGGTTAACGAGCCCTTAATTGTGGTGCTGAACCCGCAAGGAAAGGTGGTATGTATGAATGCAATCCCTATGATGAGGGTATGCGGCGTTGAGGCCTTCCCATTCACCAGCGTAGAAGAAGAAACTCTGCTGAATCAAAAGGGTTTGATAGGGCTAACGGCAACTGACATTAGTTCAGATATAAAACACTGG ATCGAAGAGAGGAAGTACATCCTTTTGTATGGTGGCCAGCTGGTCACTGATAGTGCAATGGCCCTTGACCGTGGTCCAATGATATTGGAAAAAGGGATTTCCATAGAGTTGGTATCCATCGAAAACGACAACCTCCTAAAACGCTTCTGGACCAAGATTAAGAACTTGTTCACTTCAAGATCTCAAAGGGAGACCGAGATAGACTCTATGAAGCTAGATATCGAAAAATTGATTTcctacaagaagaaaaagagaggatgGGCTGTGTTCAGCAAGGGGTCCAGCGTTATACTGATCGGTGGGACAACCATTCTTCAGGTCTTAAAAGAGTTTGACAAATGGAAGGAGAATTTAAACGAGAAGGACTTCGAATTGGCTTTCAAAGACTACCATAACATGATTTCTAATCATGATGATGATGCCATCTGCCGCCACATTAAAATTCCATACAAAGCTTTAAAAATACCAGAGACCGAATGCTCCCATTGTCAACGCATCATGGTCACGTATATCACTTTCAAATGTTGCCACAAAGATGATAATACATGGGCTCTGCCTCGGCCTTAA
- the LOC126717556 gene encoding protein SIEVE ELEMENT OCCLUSION B-like isoform X2 yields the protein MASDNTGDLILPADLNLQDEILTKIKYSTNADEKLDVESLFSAVENILDRTTKTVDGLFLKGTDSQETKMKLLEEESPQESFIPPLSAFKIISYEAAGEQIAPETTVLSIIEKLSSYSRDAKAVLTLATFALEYGEYFLLACIQSSNQVAKSMGTLKGVPVLLGKLEKHSQAVVDLNKLIKATLAVFQCIFGLKKLSNYDKKDKLITVAVYWAIVSVVVSTNQICYFITDDQKKKQELETYADKLNRILSELKKERANQEKEDYREVKNVVETSVSIVAVINILLTDPTNKLTPQLTDGSTDKMVEITSLERKSVFLFFSSLHISGEDISNLENCLNKMRKDQYETVWIPFVKQWTKDLEKKFEFLRSKMLYVAANYSLPIASHKYIIKKWNFKVNEPLIVVLNPQGKVVCMNAIPMMRVCGVEAFPFTSVEEETLLNQKGLIGLTATDISSDIKHWIEERKYILLYGGQLVTDSAMALDRGPMILEKGISIELVSIENDNLLKRFWTKIKNLFTSRSQRETEIDSMKLDIEKLISYKKKKRGWAVFSKGSSVILIGGTTILQVLKEFDKWKENLNEKDFELAFKDYHNMISNHDDDAICRHIKIPYKALKIPETECSHCQRIMVTYITFKCCHKDDNTWALPRP from the exons ATGGCCAGCGACAATACTGGTGACCTGATCTTGCCGGCCGACCTGAACTTGCAGGACGAaatcttaaccaaaattaaatattCAACCAATGCTGATGAAAAGTTGGATGTTGAATCTCTTTTCTCTGCCGTCGAGAACATCCTTGACCGTACCACCAAGACTGTTGATGGTCTTTTCCTG AAGGGTACTGATagccaagaaacaaaaatgaaactCTTGGAGGAGGAGAGCCCACAAGAAAGCTTTATTCCACCCCTGTCTGCCTTCAAGATAATTTCCTATGAG GCTGCAGGTGAGCAAATTGCACCTGAAACAACAGTACTGTCAATAATTGAGAAGTTATCAAGCTATTCCAGGGATGCAAAGGCTGTGCTAACTCTAGCGACTTTTGCTTTGGAATATGGGGAATACTTCCTACTTGCCTGTATTCAGTCATCGAACCAAGTCGCCAAATCAATGGGAACCCTTAAGGGGGTACCTGTCCTCTTAGGAAAACTGGAGAAACACAGCCAAGCTGTTGTTGATCTTAACAAATTGATCAAAGCCACACTGGCAGTATTTCAATGCATCTTTGGGTTGAAGAAGCTTTCGAATTATGACAAGAAGGATAAACTGATCACAGTTGCTGTCTATTGGGCTATTGTAAGTGTTGTGGTCAGCACGAATCAGATTTGCTACTTCATTACCGATGATCA GAAGAAGAAACAGGAACTGGAAACCTATGCTGATAAACTCAATCGCATCCTCAGCGAACTtaagaaagaaagagcaaaCCAAG AGAAAGAGGATTACAGGGAGGTCAAGAATGTTGTTGAAACTTCAGTGAGCATCGTGGCTGTAATTAATATACTATTGACGGATCCCACAAACAAGCTAACGCCGCAACTAACTGATGGTTCCACCGATAAAATG GTAGAAATCACTTCCCTGGAACGGAAGAGTGTCTTCTTGTTCTTTTCGAGCCTACACATCTCTGGTGAAGACATTTCAAATCTTGAAAATTGtcttaataaaatgaggaaggACCAATATGAGACCGTATGGATCCCATTTGTGAAGCAATGGACCAAAGACctggaaaagaaatttgagtTCTTGCGGTCTAAGATGCTATACGTAGCAGCGAATTACTCTTTGCCGATAGCAAGCCATAAATACATCATAAAGAAGTGGAACTTCAAGGTTAACGAGCCCTTAATTGTGGTGCTGAACCCGCAAGGAAAGGTGGTATGTATGAATGCAATCCCTATGATGAGGGTATGCGGCGTTGAGGCCTTCCCATTCACCAGCGTAGAAGAAGAAACTCTGCTGAATCAAAAGGGTTTGATAGGGCTAACGGCAACTGACATTAGTTCAGATATAAAACACTGG ATCGAAGAGAGGAAGTACATCCTTTTGTATGGTGGCCAGCTGGTCACTGATAGTGCAATGGCCCTTGACCGTGGTCCAATGATATTGGAAAAAGGGATTTCCATAGAGTTGGTATCCATCGAAAACGACAACCTCCTAAAACGCTTCTGGACCAAGATTAAGAACTTGTTCACTTCAAGATCTCAAAGGGAGACCGAGATAGACTCTATGAAGCTAGATATCGAAAAATTGATTTcctacaagaagaaaaagagaggatgGGCTGTGTTCAGCAAGGGGTCCAGCGTTATACTGATCGGTGGGACAACCATTCTTCAGGTCTTAAAAGAGTTTGACAAATGGAAGGAGAATTTAAACGAGAAGGACTTCGAATTGGCTTTCAAAGACTACCATAACATGATTTCTAATCATGATGATGATGCCATCTGCCGCCACATTAAAATTCCATACAAAGCTTTAAAAATACCAGAGACCGAATGCTCCCATTGTCAACGCATCATGGTCACGTATATCACTTTCAAATGTTGCCACAAAGATGATAATACATGGGCTCTGCCTCGGCCTTAA